The following is a genomic window from Cervus canadensis isolate Bull #8, Minnesota chromosome 25, ASM1932006v1, whole genome shotgun sequence.
CCAATTCCAGAATCTCCAATGCCCACGGAATTCTGAACAAGAAAATAGAAACTCTTCACCGTGGCAGAACAATCACTCTCCAGCCACCACTCGCACTAAAAAGAGCCacttctccattctgtttcccTTGACTCAGGTGCCCCCATACCTCTTTTCGGACTCTGACATGAGGAAGACTTTCTGTTCCACACGTTCATGGGGCTTGCCTGCAGAACCAATGTATACCACAGCAGGTCGCCGAAGATAGCTCCGGGCCAGACGCTCTACCGCTGGGGGCATGGTGGCCGTGAACATGACTGTCTGTGTAAACAAGACGTCTAGCCCTGAGCTCAGGCAGACACACCACACATCCCACCACCAGCACAAGCAGCGCAGTccaaactaaaaaacaaaatgagccTGGGCAGGAAACAGTGTTTCAGAAAACTGCCCCTTGCCGTCCCACTTCTTTCCTCAGTGCCTATTCAGCAGAGTACTTTCTACCTTATGATAACAGGAAGGAAGGGCTGAGTGATTTGCCAGTGCCTGCGGCGGCCGCAGCAGCAACATGACTCTCCAGAATCATCCTTCCAGGCTAAGAGGCTACACTGCTAGTATTGTGAGAGGACGGTACGTAGCCATGCCTCACCATTCTGGGAACATGTGCTCTGGCCCGCCAAGGGCAAGAAGGGCCCAAGAGCAGGTTTGGCAACTTGCCCAACTTCTCCTGGCCTGGGGAAGCAGCCTTACTTGGCGGTACTTGTGTTTTCCTGACTCAAAGTTGGCCAGCATCTTCTCAGGGTCCTCGGCCTCATCTGTGTCCGGCTTCTGATTGCTGACAGGCATGTGCTCCAGGATCTTCTGGACGTCTGGCTCAAAGCCCATGTCAATCATCCTGTCTGCCTCGTCCAGAACCACATAGGTACAGCGGCTCAGCACCAGGTAGCGGTTCTCCAGCACATCGATCAGACGTCCCGGGGTAGCGATCACTATCTGGGGGGTACAGGGGAGTCACGTGTGGCCCCAGCAGGTACCCTTTCCTCCCCCTCTTGCCAACTATCCACCTACTTGGGCAACAGATCCCCAATGCTAAGAAACTTGGCCCCCAAACTCCACGTAGGTTTGGCAGTGAAAATTCCAGAGAACTGGCATGAAAtcacttggattttttttctcaggAATGAATGGGGTCTCTGGGTAAGGTCCAGGGGTTAGATGGAAGAGGCAACATCAACAGGAAATTTCTTAGATGGAAGAGAGACTAAGTGATACAGTGGAGGGGGTTGGATAGTAGGATTAGGAAGCCTGCAGAAGACTCAATTCCTCCAGCAGACTTCTTGTTAAAAAGCTCTCCTTCCCTATCCTGAGAAGAATGCAAAGCAAAATCAATGACGCAGTCTGGCAGAGTGATTAAGAGCACAGCCTTCAGACATGAATCTCAGTTCTGCCCATCACCAGCTGTGACTCTGAGCAAGTTATTAACTTGATCCTcagcttcatctgtaaaatggaagtacCATTATCCATTCTCTTAAGGTGACTGTGACAATTAATGATGTGCAAAGTACCATCCCTGGTGCCTAAGTCCTCCATAAATAACAGCACATATCTACAAACCAGCCCCTTTTGTCATTTACTGTGCATCTACAGCAGAGCTAGAAACAGCTCCGTCCCAGACAGCGGGCCGGCTGCTGGCCAGGTGGACTGACCTCACAGCCCATGCGCAGCCGGAAGCCCTGGTCTTCCCTGGAGATGCCGCCGATGACGGCCACGGTGCGGATGCCCAGCGGCTTCCCAAACTTGATGGTCTCTTCCTCAATCTGCTGCGCCAGCTCACGAGTGGGGGCCAGGATGATAGCGTAAGGGCCCTGGTCGGACTCTTCGATCCTGTGGTAAATGGGGCAGCCCGCAGTTTCATGAGCTTTGGTTCTCATCCAACCACAAACAGGAGCAAGATAAAGTCACTCTTAAGGGCAGCTATGAgaatggggagggtggtgggaaaaGAACGCAACAAGTGCTCTTAAAAATCAGACTCCAGGACAGCCAAGCACTCCAAGGAGTGATCTGTACCAGTAATAAAATAACCATATGCTTCTTTGATATCATGATCCAATTATTCCCTAATATCTGACCCAGACTAAATAAAGAAGGGGCCTTCTGATTATAGACTTAAAAAGAAGACCAAATGCTCATTTGCCATTTTCACCTTTCCCACCCAGTGGAACCAATGTCGGCTGCTCTCACCTGTCAATTTTGGGGAGAGTGGTAATCCAGACTAGCAACGGGATGAGGAAGGCTGCTGTCTTGCCGCTGCCAGTCTCAGCCACTCCAATGATGTCACGATTCTGTAGCCCAATGGGGATTGCCTGACGCTGGATAGGTGTTGGCTCCTGCAGTGACCCACAGACAGCAATGAGTACTGACAGAATTATGCTACCTGGGCTGCTGCTGTCAGGGTGGGCACAATGGGAAAAAGCCAAACACAGTGAAAAGGTATGGGACCCGAGAAGAAACACAACGAACAAACAATACTTCAGAAACTGACAACGTCACCTTGGTGCCCACTGGCAGAGAAGGCACCAAACAGTCAAGGAACaaagttttctgttttcaaacTAAGTATGTACCCCCTAGAATCTGGCAACATGTCAGATCTCTGGGCCAGTCTACTTGTTCTCACCTTGTAGCCACACTTATCGATGACCTCCAAGATGTGTGGAGGCAGAGAAGAGTCTTTCCAGGATCGGATGGGATTGGGGATCTTGCCACCTTTGGTGGTGATGCTGTAGTCCTCGCGGAAGATCCGCCAGTCCCTGTCTGTCATCTCATCCAACTTTTTCTGGGACCAATGCCGATCATCCCAGCGTTGCTTGGCTTCCTTCTTTCGAAGTTTGCGGAGTCTTGCCCTGGAGCAGGATACAGGGAATAAATGGGGTCCATAtcctccccatctccttcctgTAGACTCAGCTGTGCCCCACCACCCATAGCCCTGACCACTCACTCCTCCTGCTCCTTTTCTTCCAGTGTCCGCCTCTTCTCCATTAGGTCTCCATAGAAACGCGACTGCTCTCGTTTCTGCTGCTTCAGGTCAATGCCTGCAATGAAGCCTCGCCCCAACAACTGTACCTGGTGCCGTTCTTTGTACCTGGGATtgagacagaggaagaggaaaagagaaggagcTGCTAAGCACAAGGCTGAAGGTGTACCAGTTACCCTTTCAGTCAGAGTCTTTCCCCACCCAGAGGGCCGGCTGACTACTGTTTTACccatctccccatcccagccTATCTCACTTCTATCTCTGTAGTCACTGATTCTCTCTAGCAACTGCCTAGTTTAAAAGACCTAGCGCTGAGGCATGAAGCCACTCACAAGGGGTTGTAGTCGATGGAAGTGTCCTCAGACGCATCCCACTCAAAGACAAACTTGCGGTCGTTGAGATGCCTTGTCCGGCGCCGCTTCTTGATGCCACCGAGGTAACGCTCCTGCCCAGGAACAGAACACAAGCCCTTCAAGCAGGAGGCCCAAACCTCACATAGAAACATCAGAACGGCCACACAGCTAAACCTCATTTGCATGTGTGGACGGTGGGGCCCGAACCTTAATGGCGTGCAGCTCCTTGCTCTTATCCTTCTCCTCCCGGATCTTCTGCCGCCCTTCCTCATCTTCATTCCCATTggtctccctctccatcctctcCCTGCGCTCCCGACGTTCCCGTTCCTGAGGGTCTTCTGCAGACCAAAGAGAACAAAGCTGCAGGAGAACTcagtggaagaaaaaagagagcatGGAGATCATCCAAACAACAGACACCAAATGAGTAAAAAGGAAGGGGGGACATTTATGATACAAGAGGAATGAAGACCTAACAGAAAGAGATGTTTCTCATGAACGTGCCCCAGCCACCCTCTTCCAAACTCAAACAGGTCTCAAGCCCTTCTGAGTGACACCGCAATCCTGTCCCACCCTTTCCTACCCCATCGAGGGCCACAGGGTAAGAAAACGAACCCAACATTTTCCGGCCCAAGTCTTGgaactgtttccttttcttcctctcttcttcaagCATCCTCTGCCGCTCCTCCACCTCCTGTTGCCGTCGTTTCAGGGCTTCAGCCTCTCGTTCTGCTTTGGAGAGGAACTTGGGCTACAAAACAGATTACAACTGTAAACATGGATCTGGGGACAGGGTAGACTCACGTCACAGATGGCGAGACGGCAAGGGGCCCAGAAATACCTGTCCAAGCGTTAAATGTGTAAGGAAAACACAAACAGGCCTGGTAACTATGTCTCCCTCAAGATCTGCATGTTGAAGCCCTTAACTCCCATCCCTCTGAGTGGACTATATTTAGAGACAGAGGCTTTAGAGAGGTGATAAGGTCAAATGAGGCTCCAAAGGTGGGCCCTACACAGATCTGACTGTATCTTTATAAGAACACTTGGACACACAGAGACACCACAGGCCTGTACATAGAGGGAAGAGCATGTGAAGATGGAAAAGCCATCCACCTACAAGCAAGGGAGAGAAGCCGCagaagaaacaatcccatttgaTCTTGagcttctaacctccagaactatgagaagataagtttctattgtttaagtcactcagtccgtATGTTCTGTCATGGCAATCCTAGGCAACTAATACAGACCCTCAAGCTCTTACCTTGGCCTCGGCTTCCTCCTCGGCCTTTTTCTTGGCCAGAAGTTCCTCTAGGGATAATGGCTGGGCCTGAAGATAAAACACAGGACTTCAGTCCACAGAGGCTCTCTCCCTCTGAAGAACAACAAagtcaggcttaaactgaagaggatgataagggaaaaaaacaaattcttcctctttttacCTTAGGCTTCTTATCACCATGTTCATCCTCTTCATCCTTTCTAGAGTCTCTGTCTTTCCGAGATTTAAAATCTTTTCCTCGGCCAGGAGATAAACTTTAAGGCAAAGGAACAGGGGAAAAGTCCACAtcacttttttttggccatgctgtgaagcatgtgagatcttagttccccaaccagggatccattGCAGTGGAagcgaggagtcttaaccactggaccaccagaggactCCCCACATCACTGTTACTCTAGCCCCTGAATG
Proteins encoded in this region:
- the DDX23 gene encoding probable ATP-dependent RNA helicase DDX23 — translated: MAGELADKKDRDASPSKEERKRSRTPDRDRDRDRDRKSSPSKDRKRHRSRDRRRGISRSRSRSRSKSTERDRRHKERERDKERDRNKKDRDRDKDGHRRDKDRKRSSLSPGRGKDFKSRKDRDSRKDEEDEHGDKKPKAQPLSLEELLAKKKAEEEAEAKPKFLSKAEREAEALKRRQQEVEERQRMLEEERKKRKQFQDLGRKMLEDPQERERRERRERMERETNGNEDEEGRQKIREEKDKSKELHAIKERYLGGIKKRRRTRHLNDRKFVFEWDASEDTSIDYNPLYKERHQVQLLGRGFIAGIDLKQQKREQSRFYGDLMEKRRTLEEKEQEEARLRKLRKKEAKQRWDDRHWSQKKLDEMTDRDWRIFREDYSITTKGGKIPNPIRSWKDSSLPPHILEVIDKCGYKEPTPIQRQAIPIGLQNRDIIGVAETGSGKTAAFLIPLLVWITTLPKIDRIEESDQGPYAIILAPTRELAQQIEEETIKFGKPLGIRTVAVIGGISREDQGFRLRMGCEIVIATPGRLIDVLENRYLVLSRCTYVVLDEADRMIDMGFEPDVQKILEHMPVSNQKPDTDEAEDPEKMLANFESGKHKYRQTVMFTATMPPAVERLARSYLRRPAVVYIGSAGKPHERVEQKVFLMSESEKRKKLLAILEQGFDPPIIIFVNQKKGCDVLAKSLEKMGYNACTLHGGKGQEQREFALSNLKAGAKDILVATDVAGRGIDIQDVSMVVNYDMAKNIEDYIHRIGRTGRAGKSGVAITFLTKEDSAVFYELKQAILESPVSSCPPELANHPDAQHKPGTILTKKRREETIFA